A region of Mobula birostris isolate sMobBir1 chromosome X, sMobBir1.hap1, whole genome shotgun sequence DNA encodes the following proteins:
- the LOC140191390 gene encoding uncharacterized protein: MHSEKMPFTCSDCGKEFTRSSDLKVHQRVHTGEKPFTCSDCEKAFARSSQLNAHQRVHTGERLFTCSECEKAFTDSHALQRHRRVHTGEKPFTCSDCGKAFTHSSTLQRHHRAHTGERPFTCSECGKGFTQSFQMKEHQRVHTGEKPFTCSDCGKEFTRSSDLKVHQRVHTGEKPFTCSVCGKGFTRSSHLLVHQLVHTGERPFTCSDCGKGFTHSSTLRKHQLVHTGERPFTCSECGKGFTRSSHLLTHQLVHTGERPFICSVCGKGFTLSSTLQRHQRVHTGERPYTCSECGKAFTQSSSLLSHYRVHTGKRPFTRAECGK; the protein is encoded by the coding sequence ATGCACTCTGAGAAgatgccattcacctgctcagactgtgggaaggaattcactcggtcatctgacctcaaagtacatcagcgagttcacactggggagaaaccattcacttgctcagactgcgAGAAGGCATTCGCTCGGTCGTCTCAACTGAatgcacatcagcgagttcacactggggagaggctgttcacctgttcTGAATGTGAGAAGGCATTCACAGACTCACATGCATTACAGAGACACCgtcgagttcacaccggggagaagccattcacctgctcggactgtggaaaGGCCttcacacactcatccacgcTACAGAGACATCATCGAgctcacacaggggagaggccatttacctgctctgaatgtgggaaaggatttactCAGTCATTCCAAATGAAGGaacatcaacgagttcacactggggagaaaccgttcacctgctcagattgtgggaaggaattcactcggtcatctgacttgaaagtacatcagcgagttcacactggggagaaaccgttcacctgctctgtatgtgggaagggattcactcggtcatctcacctactggtacaccagttggttcacactggtgagaggccattcacctgctcagactgtgggaagggattcactcactcatccacacTAAGGAAACATCAGttggttcacactggggagaggccattcacctgctctgaatgtgggaaggggttcactcggtcatctcacctactgacacaccagttagttcacacaggggagaggccattcatctgttctgtatgtggaaagggattcacgcTCTCATCCACACTACAGAGgcaccagcgggttcacactggggagaggccgtacaCTTGTTCTGAATGTGGAAAggcattcactcaatcatccagcCTTTTGTCTCACTACAGAGTTCACACTGGAAAGAGGCCCTTCACCCGCGCTGAATGTGGGAAGTGA